In Halorussus lipolyticus, a genomic segment contains:
- a CDS encoding DNA-binding protein, with protein MSSNNASGKVVSVDEQALEQADETEVDADGFEVVKETPEMRATVEQETQAKVDANHPDGIKETNNERIQGATLEQEERIRAREAELERISVRAKVSRQDGRAERARDIAAKRSKERRREFQKRAASVTPMADPERPDPREELSQDELSSVNEQAKRLSEKLDGWTRAAISRRLAERVVEGASLMSAVVGVHEELQTAPGQVIPIGKLEDVNRKEVSISGRVETLWEPSHPSIAQVGLIADESGRVRVTVWKNSRAPWMEEGEQVCIRGAARNWYEGRVSLAVTGWTTIQFPERGRWWE; from the coding sequence ATGTCTAGTAACAACGCAAGCGGCAAGGTCGTTTCGGTCGATGAACAGGCACTCGAACAGGCGGACGAGACGGAAGTCGATGCGGATGGCTTCGAGGTCGTCAAGGAGACTCCCGAGATGAGGGCGACGGTTGAGCAGGAGACGCAGGCGAAGGTAGATGCGAACCATCCGGACGGAATCAAGGAGACGAACAACGAACGAATTCAGGGTGCGACCCTCGAACAGGAGGAGCGCATTCGGGCGCGGGAAGCGGAACTAGAGCGAATTAGTGTCAGAGCTAAAGTCAGTCGGCAGGATGGTCGGGCAGAACGAGCGCGAGACATCGCGGCGAAACGGAGCAAAGAGCGGCGTCGAGAGTTCCAGAAGCGGGCGGCAAGCGTGACCCCCATGGCAGACCCGGAGCGGCCGGACCCACGCGAGGAGCTGTCGCAGGACGAACTATCGAGCGTGAACGAACAGGCGAAGCGATTGAGCGAGAAGTTGGATGGGTGGACGAGAGCGGCGATCAGTCGGCGATTGGCCGAGCGCGTGGTCGAAGGAGCGAGCCTGATGAGTGCAGTCGTCGGCGTCCACGAAGAATTGCAGACGGCCCCGGGACAGGTGATTCCAATCGGCAAACTCGAAGACGTGAATCGCAAGGAGGTGAGCATCTCCGGGCGTGTCGAGACGTTGTGGGAGCCATCGCATCCAAGTATCGCGCAAGTCGGCCTTATCGCGGACGAAAGCGGGCGAGTTCGAGTGACGGTCTGGAAAAACTCGCGAGCGCCATGGATGGAGGAAGGCGAGCAAGTGTGCATTCGCGGAGCGGCCCGGAACTGGTACGAAGGGCGCGTCTCGTTGGCCGTGACCGGGTGGACGACCATCCAGTTCCCTGAGCGCGGTCGCTGGTGGGAATAG
- a CDS encoding ArsR family transcriptional regulator: protein MGDMQLWQLRNQSGVMRPLVSWMTKSDPAILEFFEEQDIAMPPAVVSFNIQGVSHPTVKRRMPELANHRLLEKVEGKRGYYRITERGRQYLAGELDASELEDDV, encoded by the coding sequence ATGGGTGATATGCAGTTATGGCAGTTGCGGAACCAGAGCGGAGTAATGCGTCCGTTGGTGTCTTGGATGACCAAATCTGATCCTGCTATCCTCGAATTCTTCGAGGAACAAGACATAGCCATGCCACCAGCGGTGGTCTCGTTCAATATTCAGGGCGTCTCGCATCCGACGGTCAAGCGGCGAATGCCAGAATTGGCCAATCACAGACTATTGGAAAAAGTCGAAGGGAAGCGCGGATACTATCGGATTACTGAAAGGGGTCGACAGTATCTTGCCGGAGAGCTTGATGCGAGCGAACTGGAAGACGACGTATAA
- a CDS encoding IS6 family transposase: protein MAKITRLSGCSDWIDLEFVERERTPPRLMKLGIRLHLAGLSLSNTVSELEKSGVQRSRKAVHDWVQKAGLQPTDGENPNQIAVDETVIRIDDEQYWLYAAVDPATNHLLHVRLFSTYTTALTQIFLRELREKHDVEGSLFLVDGASHLQTALDRAGLRFQYERHGNRNSAERVFREIKRRTSSFSNCFSHVEPATAETWLQAFAVWHNSTN from the coding sequence ATGGCCAAAATCACCCGCCTCAGCGGTTGTAGTGACTGGATCGACTTGGAGTTTGTGGAGCGTGAACGGACACCGCCCCGACTGATGAAGCTCGGTATTCGATTGCATCTCGCCGGATTATCACTCTCGAATACCGTCTCAGAACTTGAGAAATCCGGTGTCCAACGGAGTCGGAAAGCGGTCCACGATTGGGTACAAAAAGCCGGTCTACAGCCCACTGACGGTGAAAATCCGAATCAAATTGCGGTGGACGAAACAGTGATTCGCATCGATGATGAGCAGTATTGGCTGTACGCCGCCGTCGATCCAGCGACGAACCACCTACTTCATGTTCGGCTATTTTCAACGTACACAACCGCTCTAACCCAGATTTTCCTCCGGGAACTCCGGGAGAAACACGACGTCGAAGGGAGTCTGTTTCTCGTCGATGGCGCATCCCACCTCCAGACTGCGCTTGACCGTGCAGGCCTCCGATTTCAGTACGAACGCCACGGAAATCGGAATAGCGCCGAACGTGTCTTCCGTGAAATAAAACGACGAACCTCCTCGTTCAGCAATTGTTTCAGCCACGTCGAACCAGCAACTGCTGAAACATGGCTCCAAGCGTTCGCCGTCTGGCACAATTCCACTAACTAA
- a CDS encoding Eco57I restriction-modification methylase domain-containing protein — protein sequence MSVRTPIEGLASIEDGGDVIDYLLDSEGLNYSTFVKVPSGIKRNQGRNDWYEAHLVDENGGGIIRYIELEASGDAPAFSDLKRHLKRHGSPINELFTVIAYRESDEGPLTSPLNDDLTFLHIEEQFSSEDVEVTFDLNYFTVKRFGVEPAYLDYLEDLTVDSGQGRPSLEGDIEDVFSIREVTRSFYQDFGEIFREDLQDAIHSLENPEENLNAYTRTVVNRVLFLLFIEEKRWLDGDVDYIENKYEEVAEEPDVHVYDDFFEPLFFEALSEEGTTESETLGRIPFLNGGLFERKDIEKNVKIDEAFFDKLLSPEENDSGNPEGLLRRYKISLRESNPSEQELVVDPEFIGRIFEMFMQKDDRADLGAFYTPKPITAYMTKNALKQHLLGQTDITHEEAVSLVTDHTTPDSLSESQIEALDDALRSATVLDPAVGSGAFIIAMLEELVAVSEALDSSCGDDRSRFQLKKEFIADTLYGVDIDATGIEMCKFRVWLHLMQDLKHVSHEEFLEANEKFALPNLGFKFFVGNSLVGEHDPTRVDVSSYQETLTGGLSSTLKEIHQTRKEFQTAHGENKDRLSEQLEKLTTELEAQLAVKEKGGWMAEAAEAAESSFTWTTNIPEVILDGGFDIVIGNPPYEGQEGAEYKSELGDFYSEKEGFRYYSKTDLFQFFVHRGYELANSEGVFTYIMSDTFFTQINKTDVRSTLLDELDELTRVNPDAFDASVETAIFSLSKSSNKSNEVRLNDSYDVDIKSYPQLLTPINNDESYSVTIGDVSYETKRSHLGEHTIYQLNRELYRKSINNSFFTPTELNTEIFGEFIAPFNSVYDRWQKEIADVSNLENSLPEVESLIQETSPGEILPFGLLTVGGQGISMRTNKDFIHVLEGTKKAKRIEEEDSYSRSKLYKTVKEEKVIHDASQLSEEEKLHGVANDADRTFVKVTRESKSRDLYFCPTDEFVEWSRDNVDKLKDQGVPRNDQYYLNQGIATKQGGGVRNLECRMIEPSVFTNTNLVFFSIDEEKADLKYMMAILNSTFSGYIAKNFLNRIGLSTRDVRRLPIKIPDDDEKEKIVGLVEDAIQIQKKRPDVLDDPDMDAIEEIDRKLDEAVAELYGVDLERLENGI from the coding sequence ATGTCTGTCCGAACTCCTATCGAAGGTCTCGCCTCAATCGAAGACGGAGGCGATGTCATCGACTATTTGCTCGACTCAGAGGGGCTAAACTACAGTACCTTCGTTAAGGTGCCGAGTGGAATAAAGCGCAATCAAGGAAGGAACGATTGGTACGAGGCGCACTTAGTTGATGAGAATGGTGGCGGCATCATTCGATACATTGAACTTGAAGCGTCTGGGGATGCCCCTGCATTTAGCGATCTGAAGAGACATCTGAAACGTCACGGTAGCCCGATTAACGAACTATTTACTGTCATTGCGTACAGGGAATCTGACGAGGGGCCACTGACCAGTCCCCTGAACGACGACCTAACGTTCCTTCATATTGAGGAGCAGTTCTCTTCAGAAGATGTCGAGGTGACCTTCGATCTCAACTACTTCACCGTCAAGCGGTTTGGTGTCGAGCCAGCCTATCTCGACTATCTTGAGGACCTTACGGTGGACTCTGGACAAGGCCGACCGAGTCTCGAAGGCGACATCGAGGATGTCTTCTCCATTCGAGAGGTCACGCGTAGCTTCTACCAAGATTTTGGCGAGATATTCCGCGAAGACCTTCAAGATGCGATTCACAGTCTGGAAAACCCGGAGGAGAATCTCAACGCTTACACGAGAACTGTCGTCAACCGAGTGTTATTCCTGCTGTTCATTGAGGAGAAGAGATGGCTCGACGGGGATGTTGACTATATCGAGAACAAGTACGAAGAAGTAGCCGAAGAGCCTGATGTGCACGTCTATGACGACTTCTTCGAGCCGTTGTTCTTCGAAGCACTCTCAGAGGAAGGGACGACTGAGTCCGAGACACTCGGCCGGATTCCCTTCCTTAATGGCGGACTCTTTGAGCGCAAGGACATCGAGAAGAATGTCAAAATCGACGAGGCATTCTTCGATAAGCTCCTCAGCCCAGAGGAGAACGACTCCGGTAACCCAGAGGGACTCCTCCGCCGTTACAAGATCTCCCTGCGCGAGTCGAATCCAAGCGAGCAAGAACTCGTTGTAGACCCAGAGTTCATCGGGCGCATCTTTGAGATGTTTATGCAGAAGGACGACCGCGCCGATCTGGGTGCATTCTACACACCGAAGCCGATCACCGCCTATATGACAAAAAATGCCCTCAAGCAGCACTTGCTGGGCCAGACAGATATCACACACGAGGAGGCGGTATCACTGGTGACCGATCACACTACACCGGATTCCCTCTCTGAGAGCCAGATTGAGGCCCTTGACGATGCGCTCCGCTCCGCGACCGTATTAGATCCAGCTGTAGGTAGCGGTGCGTTCATTATCGCTATGCTAGAGGAGCTCGTCGCGGTATCAGAGGCGCTGGACTCCAGCTGTGGCGACGACCGGAGTCGATTCCAACTTAAGAAGGAATTCATTGCCGACACGCTCTACGGTGTCGACATTGATGCTACCGGCATCGAAATGTGTAAATTCCGAGTTTGGCTCCACCTGATGCAGGATCTCAAGCATGTGAGTCACGAGGAGTTCCTTGAGGCCAACGAGAAATTCGCCCTGCCAAACCTTGGATTCAAATTCTTTGTCGGGAATAGCCTCGTCGGCGAACACGACCCGACACGTGTGGACGTTAGTTCCTATCAGGAGACGCTCACTGGTGGACTCAGTAGTACCCTAAAGGAGATTCACCAGACGCGAAAGGAGTTCCAGACTGCGCATGGCGAGAATAAAGACCGCCTCAGCGAGCAACTGGAAAAACTCACGACGGAACTGGAAGCTCAGTTAGCTGTGAAAGAGAAGGGTGGCTGGATGGCTGAAGCTGCAGAAGCAGCGGAATCTAGCTTTACTTGGACTACGAATATCCCGGAAGTGATTCTGGACGGTGGCTTTGATATAGTCATTGGGAACCCACCGTACGAGGGCCAAGAGGGAGCAGAATACAAGAGCGAGCTCGGAGATTTCTACTCGGAAAAAGAAGGGTTCAGATACTACTCTAAAACAGATCTGTTCCAATTTTTCGTCCACCGTGGGTACGAACTCGCCAATAGCGAGGGAGTATTCACATACATAATGTCTGATACCTTCTTCACCCAAATAAACAAAACTGACGTTCGATCCACTCTACTTGACGAGTTGGACGAACTGACCCGTGTGAACCCGGATGCCTTCGATGCATCTGTGGAGACAGCGATATTCTCACTGAGTAAGTCCAGCAACAAGTCGAACGAAGTACGACTCAATGATAGCTATGATGTCGATATTAAGTCGTATCCGCAATTGTTGACCCCGATTAACAACGATGAATCGTACTCTGTCACAATAGGAGACGTATCGTATGAGACCAAGAGATCACATCTAGGGGAGCACACCATCTATCAGTTGAATAGGGAACTCTATAGAAAGTCGATAAATAACTCATTCTTTACACCGACAGAGCTAAACACCGAGATATTCGGAGAATTCATCGCGCCGTTTAATTCAGTCTACGACCGCTGGCAAAAGGAGATCGCAGACGTATCGAACCTTGAAAACAGTCTGCCAGAGGTAGAATCCCTGATACAAGAGACAAGTCCCGGAGAAATTCTTCCGTTCGGCCTGCTGACCGTCGGTGGACAGGGCATCTCAATGAGAACCAATAAGGACTTCATCCACGTGTTGGAGGGGACAAAAAAGGCCAAAAGAATCGAGGAGGAAGATTCCTATAGCCGGAGTAAACTCTATAAGACTGTCAAAGAAGAGAAGGTCATACACGATGCCAGTCAGCTCTCTGAGGAAGAGAAGTTACATGGCGTTGCTAATGATGCTGACCGAACCTTCGTGAAGGTGACACGGGAAAGCAAAAGTCGGGATCTCTATTTCTGTCCGACTGACGAGTTCGTGGAGTGGTCACGCGATAACGTCGATAAGCTCAAGGACCAAGGAGTTCCCCGGAACGACCAGTACTACCTGAATCAGGGAATCGCAACGAAGCAAGGAGGTGGGGTCAGAAATCTGGAGTGCCGGATGATTGAGCCATCTGTATTTACGAATACAAATCTTGTCTTCTTCAGTATCGACGAGGAGAAAGCTGACCTGAAGTATATGATGGCCATTCTCAACTCCACTTTCTCCGGATATATCGCTAAGAATTTCCTCAATCGGATCGGGCTATCGACACGGGACGTGCGTCGACTACCGATCAAAATCCCGGACGACGATGAGAAGGAGAAGATAGTCGGGTTGGTGGAAGATGCGATTCAGATCCAGAAAAAGCGACCCGACGTTTTAGACGACCCCGATATGGACGCTATCGAGGAAATAGATCGAAAGCTCGACGAAGCGGTCGCGGAGCTTTACGGGGTTGACTTGGAGAGGCTCGAAAATGGGATCTGA
- a CDS encoding helicase-related protein translates to MGSDEGDNPDWSGYSDVLDNREYDVAERANALAPEAETIRIAVGYFYLGGFDLLRENLRGAERVELLIGTDTDQRTIDELERGFADDLEEYDRSEAQEGINRLYELIQEEKVDVRVYDDSRFHPKLYLFEHPAGSPDLGRAIIGSSNLSASGLRGNVELNVEKKDNNTIRYLGEWFEEIWTEASEFDTNLMSAEIEKSQFGDDLPDTSKGEGGSSVAEVETISPYEATKRFIVEQFSRDVREGTLLQDITGDYEEQLTAFQQDAFRAARRPLEKYNGVVLADSVGLGKSYIGAPLVQDYTSSRDDVLVIAPKRLKQMWMQELLDADTGEFPTTAEKTFISFNKLSRLSEKEIQRLRGVDLILVDEAHNLRNTGTQRYDKLQSIGRKGKKFVMLTATPIHNSVRDVDNLIKVFADDDDFDIELKGLSPSEIFKQYDRLSSEEDKSSSTQSRISELEELIESIMREVIISRDRKYILNNYDDITIGDRAISVPDRKPRLVTPDDPRLDELYSDIVDTVIGSDDSENSGLNIPYVSADRYDADGDEEEELIIEYQNASILMLINLLKRLESSLAAFESSVERLIEREKITRHIATGELEDAEDRKDAVDQIRDTFEDDFAKDVDFEDVAEAINRVSPSKRDEIVADIDEDLQELDRIKRQAQNALQTKEDGRTKDAKAERLRGLIDRELSDEKVLIFSQYVPTITHLFKQLTDENPTHTNVATLGQDPSSPTVGFVHGGSGFDERIIERFAPEAQEADVTPGEEIDILFATDVLGVGQNLQDARVIVNYDLHWNPMKMEQRIGRIDRITTRHDELWIYNFAPTGDLRKQLGLVERIQEKIEDIANTFGHAAPILDTAEEQVHKTLITYERLEEGGAEFGDERLEGIGSKYDDLRNVVRAFCEGNNVEIEELQETYDAVEDRSEPQYFVSPGEEGYVSLAHLEHSSGRTEWRTTIFDSDRVQSTTIGGQTVFTQFPRLETDEVRVFETISSPDTTRHAIPEDDFEELKSFVSELGTPSTWQNDILSRQSGDSDVVTDIKQLCRQIADSNEDVSGEAEHILGLLDDHEMSDWAEGQLRTIHRRRRRYGTNGTIRRIHHKLTEEIELVDPETVTEADVALAGQLDESTSET, encoded by the coding sequence ATGGGATCTGACGAAGGAGACAATCCGGACTGGTCCGGCTACTCTGACGTCCTTGACAACCGCGAGTATGATGTCGCCGAGCGAGCGAATGCCCTCGCGCCTGAAGCCGAGACCATCCGAATCGCTGTCGGCTACTTCTACCTCGGTGGATTCGATCTTCTGAGGGAAAATCTCCGAGGGGCCGAACGTGTCGAACTCCTCATCGGGACCGATACAGATCAGCGCACCATCGATGAACTAGAACGCGGGTTCGCTGACGACCTAGAAGAGTACGACCGATCTGAAGCCCAAGAGGGGATCAATCGACTTTACGAGCTCATCCAAGAGGAGAAGGTGGATGTGCGGGTGTATGACGACAGTCGATTCCATCCAAAGCTCTATCTCTTCGAGCATCCGGCGGGTTCCCCGGACCTGGGTCGGGCGATCATCGGCTCTTCAAACCTCTCCGCCAGCGGCCTCCGCGGAAACGTCGAACTGAACGTTGAAAAGAAGGACAACAACACTATCCGGTATCTCGGCGAGTGGTTCGAGGAGATCTGGACGGAGGCCAGCGAATTCGACACGAATTTGATGTCCGCCGAAATAGAGAAGTCGCAGTTCGGAGACGACCTGCCGGACACCTCCAAGGGAGAAGGTGGGTCATCGGTTGCCGAGGTGGAAACGATTTCACCGTACGAAGCAACGAAGCGGTTTATTGTTGAGCAATTCTCCCGAGACGTTCGAGAGGGCACCCTACTTCAGGACATCACCGGCGATTACGAAGAGCAACTCACTGCGTTCCAGCAAGACGCGTTCAGGGCAGCCCGTCGTCCGCTCGAAAAATACAACGGTGTGGTTTTAGCAGACAGTGTCGGGCTCGGCAAGTCATACATCGGAGCACCGCTTGTACAGGACTATACGAGTTCCCGAGACGATGTTCTCGTCATTGCTCCCAAACGGCTGAAGCAGATGTGGATGCAGGAGCTCCTTGATGCGGACACAGGAGAGTTCCCGACGACTGCCGAGAAGACGTTCATCAGTTTCAACAAACTCTCCCGGCTTTCTGAGAAGGAGATTCAGCGGCTCCGTGGAGTTGATCTGATCCTCGTCGACGAGGCTCATAATCTCCGAAACACCGGCACACAGCGGTACGACAAGCTCCAGTCAATCGGTCGGAAGGGCAAGAAGTTCGTGATGCTTACCGCGACGCCGATCCATAACTCTGTCCGGGATGTGGACAATCTGATCAAGGTATTCGCCGACGACGACGACTTCGACATCGAGCTGAAGGGTTTGTCACCGAGCGAGATTTTCAAACAGTACGACCGACTCTCTAGCGAAGAAGACAAGTCTTCGAGCACTCAGAGCCGGATTTCAGAGCTTGAAGAGCTCATCGAGTCGATAATGAGGGAGGTGATTATTTCGAGGGATCGTAAGTACATTCTCAACAACTATGATGACATCACTATCGGAGACCGGGCCATTAGCGTTCCTGACCGAAAGCCCCGTCTCGTTACACCCGATGACCCTCGCCTTGACGAACTCTATAGCGACATCGTCGATACGGTCATCGGCTCGGATGACTCCGAGAACTCCGGATTGAACATTCCCTACGTCAGCGCTGATCGGTATGACGCCGATGGAGATGAAGAGGAGGAGTTGATCATAGAGTACCAGAATGCGAGCATTCTGATGCTCATCAACCTCCTCAAGCGTCTTGAGAGCAGCCTCGCCGCATTCGAGAGCTCTGTCGAACGCCTCATAGAAAGAGAAAAAATCACACGCCACATCGCTACTGGCGAGTTAGAGGATGCCGAAGATCGGAAGGACGCAGTTGATCAGATACGAGATACCTTCGAGGACGATTTCGCCAAGGACGTTGACTTTGAGGACGTTGCAGAGGCGATCAATCGAGTTAGTCCGTCTAAAAGAGACGAGATCGTCGCGGATATCGACGAAGACCTACAGGAACTGGATCGTATAAAACGGCAAGCACAAAATGCACTTCAGACCAAGGAAGACGGGCGAACTAAGGACGCAAAGGCAGAACGTCTGCGTGGATTAATCGACCGAGAGCTATCAGACGAGAAGGTTCTCATATTCAGCCAATACGTACCCACAATTACGCATCTCTTTAAACAACTAACTGATGAGAATCCAACGCACACTAACGTTGCTACGCTTGGTCAAGATCCGAGTAGTCCTACTGTCGGATTTGTCCACGGGGGCAGCGGGTTCGACGAGAGAATTATTGAGCGATTCGCTCCAGAGGCTCAAGAAGCCGACGTTACCCCCGGTGAAGAGATTGACATCCTGTTTGCAACCGACGTATTGGGGGTCGGACAGAATCTCCAGGATGCGCGAGTTATCGTGAATTACGACCTTCACTGGAACCCGATGAAGATGGAGCAGAGAATTGGGCGTATTGACCGCATCACAACGCGACATGACGAACTGTGGATCTACAACTTTGCTCCGACAGGTGACCTACGGAAGCAACTCGGGCTTGTTGAGCGGATCCAAGAGAAAATCGAAGACATTGCAAACACCTTCGGTCATGCCGCCCCCATCCTAGATACTGCTGAAGAGCAAGTACACAAGACGCTCATCACTTACGAGCGACTAGAAGAAGGCGGTGCAGAGTTTGGGGACGAACGGTTGGAGGGTATTGGGTCGAAGTACGACGATCTCAGAAACGTCGTTCGAGCATTCTGTGAAGGGAATAATGTCGAGATTGAGGAACTTCAGGAAACCTATGATGCCGTTGAAGACAGGTCGGAACCGCAGTATTTCGTCTCCCCTGGCGAAGAAGGATACGTCTCACTCGCACATTTAGAACACAGTAGTGGACGCACTGAATGGCGAACCACTATCTTCGATTCGGATCGGGTACAAAGCACTACAATCGGGGGACAAACGGTCTTCACCCAATTCCCACGGCTAGAGACAGATGAAGTTCGTGTGTTCGAGACAATATCCTCTCCCGATACCACTCGCCACGCAATCCCGGAGGATGATTTTGAGGAATTGAAATCCTTCGTAAGTGAGCTGGGTACGCCGAGTACGTGGCAAAACGACATTTTAAGCCGGCAGAGTGGCGATAGTGATGTCGTTACTGACATCAAACAGTTATGTCGTCAGATTGCGGACAGCAATGAGGACGTAAGTGGAGAAGCAGAGCATATCCTCGGTCTACTGGATGATCACGAGATGAGCGACTGGGCAGAGGGTCAATTACGTACGATCCACCGTAGACGGCGTCGATACGGAACTAACGGCACAATTCGTAGGATACATCATAAGCTCACGGAAGAGATCGAATTAGTTGATCCAGAAACTGTTACGGAAGCGGATGTCGCGCTTGCCGGCCAATTAGACGAAAGCACATCCGAGACATAA
- a CDS encoding DUF6735 family protein, with amino-acid sequence MGYRALIAYERPDASHTLHYSHNGALDYQLKHQLTSETPFGGDHPTQWAHDQYEALQSSTKTTADAYAVNRQSQTPVNPDPIAVGVSLDEVYSEYLDYLHHEAFYVVTEDFEVRAYRTRWLGLEYDAEAVESSETTGNGVLQSVSWRDGEPRPEEYSHGQFQALKDIVGDRVDDGEFTPGEARTYMVEKLRAWSRDETAVIGPHDGVL; translated from the coding sequence ATGGGATATCGCGCACTCATCGCCTACGAACGACCAGACGCATCGCATACCCTCCACTACTCGCATAACGGAGCCCTTGACTACCAGCTGAAACACCAACTCACGTCAGAGACGCCCTTCGGTGGTGACCACCCAACCCAATGGGCTCACGACCAGTACGAAGCCCTGCAATCAAGCACGAAGACGACCGCCGACGCATACGCCGTCAACCGACAGTCACAGACACCAGTCAACCCAGACCCAATCGCCGTGGGAGTTTCATTGGACGAAGTCTACTCGGAGTATCTCGACTATCTCCACCACGAAGCCTTCTACGTGGTCACAGAGGACTTCGAGGTGAGGGCGTACCGAACACGCTGGCTTGGTCTCGAGTACGACGCTGAGGCTGTCGAGTCCTCAGAGACGACAGGCAATGGCGTCCTCCAGTCCGTCAGTTGGCGGGACGGCGAACCCCGTCCCGAGGAGTACAGCCACGGCCAATTCCAAGCGTTGAAAGACATCGTCGGTGACCGCGTTGACGACGGTGAATTCACGCCCGGGGAGGCACGGACGTACATGGTTGAAAAACTCCGAGCATGGAGTCGTGACGAGACGGCGGTCATCGGTCCTCACGATGGCGTGTTGTGA
- a CDS encoding ATP-binding protein, whose protein sequence is MAYPRFVNREDELEMLHSRFESDTAELLVVYGRRRLGKSALVREAIEDRDDAIYWQATEETPEVQLTNFIETARETFPLIEDIKRDWEALLRVLGRQNAVVVLDEFPYLIESDDALPSKIQRVWDMHLEETEITLVLVGSSISIMEEKVLSGGSPLYGRRTATIDLPPLELEDARQFYPEDDPDSVIQTWGVFGGTPYYLQALTPSASLTENVQSHVLSEHGVLHNEPEFLLRTEFGIREPQTYYTILRAIAMGKREANEIADFAGIDSNALGSYLSKLRRLRLVERDIPVTANPNSTRKSRYRLKEPLFRFWFRYVYGREGKLAQLGEDAYEQLVETTFSDYMGSMFEIVCQNQLPSLVPKTYQGIGYWWHKHHELDVVGLASDGTLVAGECKYTTREMTEGDLADLERSATHVQWTPPNGGSPDYHYCCFCRSGFSNGLQQTADERDDVSLFTPTDIVESS, encoded by the coding sequence ATGGCTTATCCGCGCTTTGTTAACCGAGAGGACGAACTTGAGATGTTGCACTCACGGTTTGAGAGTGATACCGCAGAATTGCTCGTTGTGTATGGACGTCGCCGACTCGGCAAGAGCGCACTCGTTCGTGAAGCAATCGAAGACCGAGATGACGCAATCTACTGGCAGGCGACCGAGGAGACCCCGGAAGTACAACTTACGAACTTCATTGAGACTGCCCGTGAGACATTTCCGCTGATTGAGGACATCAAGCGAGACTGGGAAGCACTCCTCCGAGTTCTCGGACGTCAAAATGCAGTTGTCGTTCTTGACGAATTCCCATATCTTATCGAATCGGATGATGCGCTGCCCTCGAAGATTCAGCGTGTGTGGGACATGCACCTCGAAGAAACTGAGATAACGCTCGTTCTCGTTGGCTCATCGATCAGTATCATGGAAGAGAAGGTACTGAGTGGTGGAAGTCCACTCTACGGTCGGCGGACAGCCACGATTGATTTGCCACCACTCGAACTTGAAGATGCACGCCAATTCTATCCGGAAGACGACCCGGATTCAGTCATTCAGACATGGGGGGTTTTCGGAGGTACTCCGTACTACTTGCAGGCGCTCACTCCGTCTGCATCACTCACTGAGAACGTGCAATCACATGTGCTCTCAGAACATGGCGTGCTCCATAACGAGCCAGAGTTTCTGTTACGAACGGAGTTTGGGATTCGTGAGCCTCAGACCTACTACACAATCCTCAGAGCGATCGCCATGGGCAAGCGTGAAGCGAATGAGATTGCTGACTTCGCTGGCATCGATTCGAACGCACTCGGGTCATACCTCTCGAAGCTCCGGCGACTCCGATTGGTTGAACGAGATATTCCGGTAACGGCGAACCCGAACTCGACTCGGAAAAGCCGGTATCGGCTGAAAGAACCGTTGTTCCGCTTCTGGTTTCGATACGTCTACGGGCGAGAAGGGAAACTCGCACAACTTGGCGAGGACGCCTACGAACAACTCGTTGAGACGACGTTCTCGGACTACATGGGATCAATGTTCGAGATCGTCTGCCAGAATCAACTCCCGTCGTTAGTCCCGAAAACATATCAGGGGATCGGCTACTGGTGGCACAAACATCATGAACTTGACGTTGTCGGGTTGGCGAGCGACGGGACGCTCGTCGCTGGTGAGTGCAAATACACGACCCGAGAAATGACAGAAGGCGATTTAGCCGACCTCGAACGAAGTGCAACACACGTCCAGTGGACGCCACCGAACGGCGGGTCGCCCGACTACCACTACTGCTGCTTCTGTCGGTCTGGCTTCTCAAATGGACTTCAACAGACTGCAGACGAGCGAGATGATGTCTCGCTGTTCACACCCACCGATATCGTAGAATCTAGTTAA